GCACCGCAGCGCGGAGCTCCGTCTCCGGCCAGTCGTCGCTGGTCAGCAGGCGGGGCGTCGGCACCCGCTCATCCTGCCGGACGGACGACCACCGCGGTCGGCCCTGTGGAGAGGACGTCGGCCTCGGCGCTGCGTGCGTAGCCGTGATCGAGACCGCGACCGCGGCCCCGCGCCCAGTACGAGCGCGCGCCCGTGAACGGGCACGTGTGTCCGGGTGCCCTGGTGCCCGCGTCGCGTCAGCGCAGCACGTCTGCGCGGTGGACGAGCGCTGCCGCCCCGATGAGCGGCCCGTCCTGGGACAGCGCGGTCGGCACGATCCGGACCTTCGTCACGAAGCCGAACTCGACCCGCTCGGCCACCGCCTCGCGGGCGTACTCGAACAGGTCCGGCGTCACGTGCGAGAAGCCGCCGCCGATCGCCACGACCTCGAGGTCCACCAGGCTGGTCGCCGCCGCGACGGCCTGTCCGAGCGCCCGCCCGCTCCGCCGGACCGCCGCCACCGCGATCTCGTCGCCGGCCGCGTACGCGGCGGAGAGCTCCTCGCCGGTGCTCCCGGCGAAGCCCTGTCGCTGCGCCCAGGCGACGGTCTTCGGCCCGCTGGCGACCGCCTCGAGGCAGCCGGTACCGCCGCAGGCGCACGGGTCGTCGAAGCCGCCGCACTCGACGTGGCCGATGTGTCCGGCGTTGCCGGTGGGTCCGCTCACCGTGCGCCCGTGCAGGATGAGTCCGCCGCCGACGCCCGTCGACACGATCATCCCCATGACGTGGTCCGAGCCCTGCGCCGCACCGACCCAGTGCTCGGCCAGGGTGATCGCGAGCCCGTCCATCCGGAGCGTCACCGGCACCCCCTCGGGGACCAGGGCCGCGACCCGGTCGCGGAGCGGCCACCCGCGCCACACCGGCATGTTGAGGGGCGAGACGAGGCCGTGCTCCTCGTCGACCGGACCGGCCGCGCCGACCCCGACGCCGACGAGCCGGGCGTCCGCCGGCAGCGTCGCGAGGGTCGCCGTCACGACCTGGTCGACCGCCGCCTGCAGCTCGTCCGCACTCCGCAGCGGTCCGGTGGGCTGCCGGTGCCGGGTGCCGGGCAGGACGACGCCCTGGTCGGTGACGAGGGCCGCCTCGACCTTGGTGCCGCCGAGATCGACGGCCAGCGCGATCGCGGACGAGGGGGACAGGGGTGCGGTGCTGGACATGCGCGCTCCGATGCGGCGGTCTGGAGGCCCGGCTCACCGTGACGACGTGACCTCGCGTCGCTGCGAGCCGGCCCCGGCGGTGTGGTCGGGTCGGTCGTTGCTGGTCCGGACGTCCGGACGGACCGGGTGGGTCCGGACGGACCGGGTGGGTCCGAAGGGACCGGGTCGGTCCGTCCGGGCCCGGGTGGGGCCGCTCGCGTGCGCGGGCGGCCGAGACGTCAGTAGGAGGAGGTGTCGTCGCCGAGTGCCGACGCGGTTCCGGTGGACGCACGGTGTGCGACCTCGTCGAGGATGCGTGCCGAGGCGCTCGTGCCGATGCGGTCGGCACCCGCGCGGACCATCTCGAGCAGCGTGTCGAGACCGCGGACGCCGCCGGATGCCTTGACACCCGTGTCGGGACCGACGGTGTCCCGCATCAGTCGGATGTGCTCGGCCGTCGCGCCGCCGCCGGCGAACCCGGTCGACGTCTTCACGAAGGCCGCGCCGGCGCGCTGGGCCGCTCGCGATGCGGCGACGATCTCGTCGTCGGTCAGGAACGCGGTCTCGAGGATGACCTTCACCACGGTGTCCCCGGCGGCGTCGACGAC
The sequence above is drawn from the Curtobacterium sp. MR_MD2014 genome and encodes:
- a CDS encoding ROK family protein, which codes for MSSTAPLSPSSAIALAVDLGGTKVEAALVTDQGVVLPGTRHRQPTGPLRSADELQAAVDQVVTATLATLPADARLVGVGVGAAGPVDEEHGLVSPLNMPVWRGWPLRDRVAALVPEGVPVTLRMDGLAITLAEHWVGAAQGSDHVMGMIVSTGVGGGLILHGRTVSGPTGNAGHIGHVECGGFDDPCACGGTGCLEAVASGPKTVAWAQRQGFAGSTGEELSAAYAAGDEIAVAAVRRSGRALGQAVAAATSLVDLEVVAIGGGFSHVTPDLFEYAREAVAERVEFGFVTKVRIVPTALSQDGPLIGAAALVHRADVLR